A stretch of Triticum aestivum cultivar Chinese Spring chromosome 1D, IWGSC CS RefSeq v2.1, whole genome shotgun sequence DNA encodes these proteins:
- the LOC123180741 gene encoding putative zinc transporter At3g08650, whose translation MDRKVGVVLVCLLFLLIGEVSAVAQTEVGHVRVTQEAPDLKLEDAGRHDVSQSGRVSVYVVAWSTLAMAAATGLGAVPFFFLELEAQWAGLCNGLAAGVMLAASFDLVQEGQMYGSGSWVVFGILSGGIFIWLCKKILEQHGEVSMLDIKGADASKVILVVGIMTLHSFGEGSGVGVSFVGSKGLSQGLLVTIAIAVHNIPEGLAVSMVLSSRGVSPQKAMLWSIITSLPQPIVAVPAFLCADAFQKVLPFCTGFAAGCMIWIVIAEVLPDAFKEATPSQVASAGTLAVAFMETLSTVLQGFTDGHGLEDTSGFLVSLVFGLGPLFGGIILVAFSLAFNMPHPLLTGVASGIAFRLASWRPLQLVTSLKMGFFTTLFLLLGGSVFYHLVEASILMVAKHKKSSVNVITSSSGLSLSVLTQQSLLACGCVFLHAYAEGLALGVAARKASGLGRYMVLPVSLHGLPRGAAVASCVYGATDSWRGALAAAALTGLAGPSAAIGAILAKIGYDGLDYWMVIACGALIPSFGRVFRRSLRLDARKSVCGLLIGFGFAWVCLMSTRFICLHTPYCNSAPEAVT comes from the exons ATGGATAGAAAAGTCGGAGTGGTTTTAGTCTGCCTGCTCTTCCTACTCATTGGGGAAGTTTCAGCGGTTGCCCAGACCGAGGTTGGTCATGTGCGTGTAACACAGGAGGCACCAGATCTGAAGCTAGAGGATGCTGGTAGACATGATGTGTCCCAAAGTGGAAGGGTGTCGGTGTATGTTGTTGCATGGTCGACGCTTGCGATGGCTGCAGCAACAGGGTTGGGAGCAGTTCCCTTCTTTTTCCTGGAGCTAGAGGCCCAATGGGCGGGCCTTTGCAATGGGTTGGCAGCTGGGGTGATGTTGGCAGCAAGTTTTGATCTTGTGCAGGAAGGGCAGATGTACGGCAGTGGGAGTTGGGTTGTTTTTGGGATTTTGAGTGGAGGGATCTTTATTTGGCTTTGCAAGAAG ATTCTTGAGCAACATGGAGAAGTAAGTATGTTGGATATAAAAGGTGCAGATGCAAGTAAAGTTATTCTTGTTGTTGGAATAATGACACTCCATTCGTTTGGCGAGGGTTCCGGTGTTGGTGTTTCCTTTGTTGGGTCAAAAGGATTATCTCAAGGTCTTTTAGTTACTATAGCTATAGCAGTGCACAACATACCTGAAGGCCTGGCTGTAAGCATGGTACTATCATCTAGGGGTGTCTCCCCACAAAAAGCAATGCTATGGAGTATCATAACATCTTTACCACAG CCAATTGTTGCTGTGCCTGCATTCCTTTGTGCCGATGCATTTCAGAAGGTGCTTCCTTTCTGTACTGGTTTTGCTGCAGGGTGCATGATATGGATTGTTATTGCAGAGGTTCTTCCTGATGCTTTTAAG GAAGCGACTCCATCTCAAGTAGCCTCTGCTGGAACACTTGCTGTTGCTTTTATGGAAACATTAAGTACCGTGCTTCAGGGATTCACGGATGGCCACGG CTTGGAAGATACATCAGGCTTTTTGGTATCACTTGTATTTGGTCTTGGTCCACTTTTTGGAGGAATTATACTTGTCGCGTTCTCACTTGCCTTCAACATGCCACACCCTCTTCTTACTGGTGTAGCATCTGGCATTGCCTTCCGTCTTGCTTCATGGAGGCCATTGCAACTTGTGACGTCCTTAAAGATGGGTTTCTTCACCACCTTGTTCCTCCTGCTAGGAGGTTCCGTCTTCTACCATCTCGTGGAAGCAAGCATCCTTATGGTTGCTAAACACAAGAAATCATCCGTCAATGTCATTACATCTTCCAGCGGGCTCTCTCTTAGTGTCCTCACACAGCAATCGCTCCTTGCTTGCGGTTGCGTCTTCCTTCACGCCTACGCCGAAGGGCTTGCACTTGGTGTGGCAGCACGCAAGGCATCTGGTCTAGGCCGCTACATGGTTCTTCCAGTCTCTCTTCACGGCCTACCACGGGGTGCTGCTGTTGCTAGTTGTGTATATGGTGCCACTGATAGCTGGCGAGGAGCCTTGGCAGCTGCAGCTCTGACCGGGCTTGCGGGACCAAGCGCGGCCATCGGTGCAATCCTTGCGAAGATTGGCTATGATGGACTGGACTATTGGATGGTGATTGCATGCGGGGCTTTGATCCCGAGCTTTGGCCGTGTCTTCAGACGCTCGCTGCGGTTGGACGCGAGGAAGAGCGTCTGCGGGCTCCTGATAGGTTTTGGCTTTGCTTGGGTGTGCTTGATGTCCACCAGATTCATCTGCTTGCACACCCCTTACTGCAATTCAGCTCCAGAAGCGGTTACATGA